A window of Hemitrygon akajei unplaced genomic scaffold, sHemAka1.3 Scf000046, whole genome shotgun sequence contains these coding sequences:
- the LOC140720740 gene encoding uncharacterized protein — protein sequence MDESETYANMRLAGIDPQAPLGAEPDVSYAQLNITATSARRVRRDGGGLSSTYAEVNFPNDEPVIDEDQAPPIAAGPRELPTNAQTAAHEQQPKVKIGNVPFRQICQLCVVIGVFLVIVAGLSIHVSQIRQSMETCHRNYHELNSTLQSKLIALNSNLSVLKQMHSDLRHQFCELLTSKIEQTCSKDWITNKDRSYYVSTFETLSPERCKSVQTVIQGCWKSIQGMKRNVGQSLLYKASFGIRVCSQCVRNNLCVHDRRFICEKSAPLFPDIPEKIQALCQQPVESS from the exons atggacgagaGCGAGACCTACGCGAACATGCGGCTCGCAGGAATAGACCCACAAGCTCCTTTGGGAG CTGAACCGGATGTATCGTACGCGCAACTGAATATCACGGCCACCTCGGCGCGCCGGGTCCGGAGAGATGGAG GCGGTCTGAGCTCCACCTACGCAGAGGTGAACTTTCCGAACGACGAGCCCGTCATCGATGAGGATCAGGCTCCTCCCATTGCCGCGGGACCCCGTGAGCTGCCAACCAATGCccaaacag ctgcgcatGAACAGCAGCCgaaagtgaagatcggaaatGTACCGTTCCGTCAGATCTGCCAACTCTGTGTAGTTATAGGCGTCTTCCTCGTGATAGTGGCCGGtctctcgatccatg tatcacagattcgtcagtctatgGAAACCTGCCACCGAAActaccatgagttaaactcaacccttcaatccaagcttattgcgctcaactctaatctgtccgTTCTTAAACaaatgcacagcgatctccgtcaccagttctgtgaattgttgaccagcaaaatag AGCAAACTTGTTCCAAGGACTGGATCACAAATAAAGACCGGAGTTATTACGTGTCCACGTTTGAAACACTTTCCCCAGAGCGATGCAAGAGTGTTCAAACCGTTATTcaaggctgctggaaatcaattcaagggatgaagcg GAATGTGGGCCAGAGTCTCCTGTACAAGGCGTCATTTGGAATACGCGTCTGCAGTCAGTGCGTAAGGAATAACCTTTGTGTTCATGATCGGCGTTTCATCTGCGAGAAATCGGCACCTTTGttcccggatattcctgaaaagatccaggcTCTCTGCCAACAGCCAGTGGAGTCGTCATGA